A portion of the Myxococcales bacterium genome contains these proteins:
- a CDS encoding aldehyde dehydrogenase family protein translates to MLRLVRLVRDVGRDVGTPEGALQVVPCELPVAERLVKDDRFRVLSFTGSDRAGWHLRAIAGKKRVSLELGGNAAAIVHEDAPLEYAADRITTGAFAYAGQVCIKVQRVIVHRAVAERFVGMLVDRAARLAPADPMLAATLMGPMIDEANAVRVAAWVDEARATHGATILLSGGREGNRLAPSVVRFAKGAGAGLHVLDDEVFGPVLTVQTYDTWDEALALADATRFGLQCGIFTDSLERISAAIERLHVGGLIVGDVPTFRVDNMPYGGMRDSGLGREGVRFAMAEMTEPKLVVWARPPS, encoded by the coding sequence GTGTTGAGGCTCGTGCGGTTGGTTCGCGACGTAGGGCGCGACGTTGGAACGCCCGAGGGCGCGCTCCAGGTGGTTCCGTGCGAGCTCCCCGTGGCGGAGCGCCTCGTCAAAGACGACCGCTTCCGGGTCTTGTCGTTCACCGGGAGCGATCGCGCCGGCTGGCACCTCCGCGCCATCGCCGGAAAGAAGCGCGTCTCGCTCGAGCTCGGCGGCAACGCGGCAGCCATCGTCCACGAAGACGCGCCGCTTGAGTACGCCGCCGATCGCATCACCACCGGCGCCTTCGCCTACGCGGGGCAGGTTTGCATCAAGGTGCAGCGGGTCATCGTCCATCGCGCCGTCGCTGAGCGGTTCGTGGGCATGCTCGTCGACCGAGCGGCTCGCCTCGCGCCGGCCGATCCGATGCTCGCGGCGACGCTGATGGGGCCGATGATCGACGAAGCCAACGCGGTGCGCGTGGCGGCGTGGGTCGACGAGGCGCGCGCCACGCACGGCGCGACGATCCTGCTCTCGGGCGGGCGCGAAGGAAACCGCCTCGCGCCGAGCGTCGTTCGCTTCGCCAAGGGCGCCGGCGCCGGGCTTCACGTGCTCGACGACGAGGTCTTCGGGCCCGTGCTCACGGTCCAAACCTACGACACCTGGGATGAGGCGCTCGCCCTCGCCGACGCGACGCGTTTCGGTCTGCAATGCGGCATCTTTACCGATTCGCTCGAGCGGATCAGCGCGGCCATCGAGCGGCTCCACGTCGGCGGGCTCATCGTGGGCGACGTGCCGACCTTTCGAGTGGACAACATGCCCTACGGGGGCATGCGCGACTCAGGCCTCGGCCGTGAGGGCGTGCGGTTTGCCATGGCCGAGATGACCGAGCCGAAGCTCGTGGTTTGGGCCCGTCCGCCGTCTTAG
- a CDS encoding aldehyde dehydrogenase family protein, translated as MDSFEVVVGGEVVVGAARGVIREPWSGKVVAEVPLSGESVAERAVAHAAETFELTRRLPSYVRRDLLRKIAERLTTEQKAFAELIAREAGKPITQARAEVLRAASTFDLASEEVSRDRGEVMALDVTPASAGYQGQFHRVPSGPVLAITPFNFPLNLVAHKVAPALACGATVVVKPLS; from the coding sequence ATGGACTCGTTCGAAGTGGTCGTCGGTGGGGAAGTCGTCGTCGGCGCGGCCCGTGGCGTCATCCGCGAGCCTTGGTCGGGCAAGGTCGTCGCCGAGGTGCCCCTTTCGGGCGAGTCCGTTGCGGAGCGGGCCGTCGCTCATGCGGCAGAGACCTTCGAACTGACGCGGCGCCTGCCGAGCTACGTTCGGCGCGACCTCCTGCGCAAGATCGCCGAGCGCCTCACGACGGAGCAGAAAGCGTTCGCCGAGCTCATCGCGCGCGAGGCCGGCAAGCCCATCACGCAAGCGCGCGCCGAGGTCCTGCGCGCCGCGTCGACCTTCGACTTGGCGAGCGAAGAGGTCTCGCGCGATCGCGGCGAGGTGATGGCCCTCGACGTAACGCCCGCGTCGGCGGGGTATCAGGGCCAATTTCATCGGGTGCCGAGCGGCCCCGTCCTCGCCATCACGCCCTTCAACTTTCCTCTCAACCTCGTGGCGCACAAGGTGGCGCCTGCGCTCGCGTGTGGCGCGACGGTCGTGGTCAAGCCGTTGTCGTAA
- a CDS encoding VWA domain-containing protein, translated as MPSPRTSTLAFASIASVLAACGSSVEPDVDPTNGGPAAAFADPAANGGGSVTPTDVDPSSACATSSALGEGSPASLVFMFDRSGSMLDANKWVESSSALKSFFTDAASTGLSASLQFFPQGAVDSPECAANAYQAPAVPMTQLPNAQQFASAINGVKVQSKAPTPTLPALTGALAYAKSVEASGKNAAVVLVTDGEPNQCGSTVASVSKVAAAAAGSVKTYVVGVGDNLKNLNAIAAAGGTGAAILVSTTDPAKIASDLKAALGSIAAQAMTCDYKIPLPPNGQTIDPQKVNVRQSPKTGAGATLSYNAACTGEGWHYDNVASPSRILLCPASCDQAMKSPGTKVEVFFGCAVKGGIPK; from the coding sequence ATGCCCTCCCCCCGCACGTCCACGTTAGCGTTTGCCTCCATCGCCTCGGTGCTCGCCGCTTGTGGGAGCAGTGTGGAGCCCGATGTCGACCCGACCAACGGCGGCCCCGCCGCGGCGTTCGCCGATCCGGCCGCCAACGGCGGCGGCAGCGTCACACCCACGGACGTCGACCCGTCGTCCGCGTGTGCGACGTCGTCGGCGCTCGGCGAAGGCTCGCCCGCGTCGCTGGTGTTCATGTTCGATCGCTCCGGCAGCATGCTTGACGCGAACAAGTGGGTGGAGAGCTCGTCGGCCCTCAAATCGTTCTTCACCGACGCGGCGAGTACGGGCCTCAGCGCCTCGCTCCAGTTCTTTCCGCAGGGAGCCGTCGACTCGCCTGAGTGCGCGGCCAACGCGTACCAAGCCCCAGCGGTTCCCATGACCCAGCTCCCCAACGCGCAACAGTTCGCGTCGGCCATCAACGGGGTGAAGGTCCAAAGCAAGGCGCCGACGCCGACGCTGCCCGCGCTCACCGGCGCCCTCGCCTACGCGAAGTCGGTGGAGGCCTCGGGGAAGAACGCCGCCGTCGTCCTCGTAACGGATGGCGAGCCGAATCAATGCGGCAGCACGGTGGCGTCGGTCTCGAAGGTCGCCGCGGCGGCCGCTGGCAGCGTCAAGACGTACGTCGTCGGCGTGGGCGACAACCTCAAGAACCTGAACGCCATCGCCGCCGCTGGCGGCACCGGCGCGGCGATCCTCGTCTCGACGACGGACCCCGCGAAGATCGCCTCGGATCTCAAGGCGGCCCTCGGCAGCATCGCGGCGCAGGCCATGACGTGCGACTACAAGATCCCCTTGCCGCCCAACGGGCAAACCATCGACCCGCAGAAGGTCAACGTCCGTCAGTCGCCCAAGACGGGCGCCGGCGCGACGCTCTCCTACAACGCGGCCTGCACCGGCGAGGGTTGGCACTACGACAACGTCGCGTCGCCCTCCCGCATCCTCTTGTGCCCCGCGAGCTGCGATCAAGCGATGAAGTCGCCGGGCACGAAGGTCGAGGTCTTCTTCGGCTGCGCCGTGAAGGGCGGCATCCCGAAGTAG